One segment of Sulfobacillus thermosulfidooxidans DSM 9293 DNA contains the following:
- a CDS encoding DUF86 domain-containing protein, whose product MSAERDDGLVIQFMVDAITTIFYYTADQTLDTFLANRMMRDAVAKNLEVLGESANNLSPALIVQESQIPWSDVIGLRHRLVHHYGGTDWAVVWETIRIDLPPLLDRLIELQTRL is encoded by the coding sequence TTGAGCGCCGAGCGGGATGACGGATTAGTGATTCAGTTCATGGTGGATGCTATCACGACAATTTTTTATTATACGGCCGATCAAACCCTCGATACATTTTTGGCGAATCGCATGATGAGAGATGCTGTAGCCAAAAATTTGGAAGTGCTTGGTGAGTCCGCCAATAATCTGAGTCCCGCGTTAATCGTTCAAGAGTCACAAATTCCCTGGAGTGACGTGATTGGATTGCGTCATCGTCTTGTCCATCATTATGGCGGCACAGATTGGGCTGTAGTGTGGGAAACCATTCGGATTGATTTACCACCATTGTTAGATCGTTTAATCGAACTGCAAACTAGACTTTGA
- a CDS encoding nucleotidyltransferase family protein, whose amino-acid sequence MLHPVIVQHLDALRALCEQEQISQCVIFGSATRTDFRAGISDVDIIVTFEPDQVVTAFRLSRLAQTISQIVGHSVDLHTWSEIHPKIQSIIKRNGVTIFERRAG is encoded by the coding sequence ATGTTGCATCCCGTGATTGTTCAACATCTGGACGCGTTGCGGGCATTGTGCGAGCAGGAACAGATTAGTCAATGCGTCATTTTTGGTTCGGCCACGCGCACAGACTTTCGTGCCGGAATCAGTGATGTGGATATCATCGTAACATTTGAACCCGATCAAGTGGTCACCGCATTTCGATTAAGTCGCCTGGCTCAAACGATATCACAAATTGTAGGACACTCCGTTGATCTTCACACATGGTCTGAAATCCACCCCAAAATCCAATCAATCATTAAACGAAATGGGGTGACAATTTTTGAGCGCCGAGCGGGATGA
- the rmuC gene encoding DNA recombination protein RmuC, whose product MVLDIMVSLSLLLNLVMLILLLTGNLAKNVQDFIAHQMTALEKGQERLEKTLREEMALTREESFKAHKMLRDEVTNNFNALSARIVTDLGHQAKTQQTQLENLRDLLRNTLTHMSDAEKERFENFAREALQLSNQQDKYLRSQLQEMATQQKNQLDSFMKQLSELTQMNATKLEQVRETVETQLVTLQKDNSEKLEQMRATVDEKLHQTLEQRLGESFKLVSERLEQVQKGLGEMQSLASGVGDLKKVLSNVKTRGTLGEIQLDNLLEQILTPEQYEQKVAVKKGSLERVDFAIRLPGKEDIHDTVFLPIDAKFPLEDYQRLVEAEESGDLALAMESAKMLENRIKAEAKSIQEKYINPPHTTDFALMFLPIEGLFAEVLRRPGLWEMLQREYRVVVTGPTTITALLNSLQMGFRTLAIQKRSSEVWKLLGAVKTEFGKFGDILEKTQKKLQEASNTIDTAAARSRTIARKLRNVEAVPLGEAASLLESVDVGLPD is encoded by the coding sequence ATGGTTCTCGACATTATGGTCTCATTGTCGCTGCTATTAAATTTAGTCATGCTCATTTTATTGTTGACCGGCAATTTGGCCAAAAATGTCCAAGACTTTATAGCCCATCAGATGACCGCACTGGAAAAAGGACAGGAACGTCTTGAAAAAACCTTGCGCGAGGAAATGGCCCTAACCCGGGAAGAATCGTTTAAGGCGCATAAAATGTTACGAGATGAAGTGACGAATAATTTCAACGCGTTGAGTGCGAGAATCGTGACGGACTTGGGACACCAAGCTAAGACCCAACAAACCCAGTTAGAAAATTTGCGTGATTTGCTGAGAAACACTTTGACGCACATGAGCGATGCGGAAAAGGAACGGTTCGAGAACTTTGCCCGAGAAGCGCTGCAATTATCCAACCAGCAGGATAAATATTTGCGCTCCCAGCTTCAAGAAATGGCCACTCAACAAAAGAATCAGCTCGATTCATTTATGAAACAACTGAGCGAATTGACCCAGATGAATGCCACCAAATTGGAGCAAGTTCGCGAAACGGTTGAGACCCAACTGGTCACGTTACAAAAGGACAATAGCGAAAAGCTGGAACAAATGCGGGCGACAGTCGATGAAAAGCTTCACCAAACCTTAGAACAACGCCTGGGAGAATCTTTTAAGCTGGTTAGTGAGAGGTTGGAACAAGTTCAAAAAGGATTAGGGGAAATGCAGAGTCTTGCGTCTGGTGTCGGTGACTTGAAAAAGGTCTTAAGTAATGTGAAAACCCGGGGAACCTTGGGAGAAATTCAACTAGATAACCTTTTGGAGCAGATTCTCACACCGGAGCAGTATGAGCAAAAAGTTGCTGTGAAAAAGGGAAGCCTCGAACGGGTGGATTTTGCCATTCGTCTCCCTGGTAAAGAAGATATTCATGATACGGTGTTTCTACCCATTGACGCAAAATTTCCGCTGGAAGATTACCAGCGTTTGGTGGAGGCAGAAGAATCCGGTGATTTGGCTTTAGCCATGGAATCCGCCAAAATGTTAGAAAACCGCATCAAGGCGGAAGCGAAAAGTATTCAGGAGAAATATATTAATCCTCCTCACACCACGGACTTTGCTTTAATGTTTTTACCCATTGAAGGCTTGTTTGCCGAAGTCTTACGAAGGCCTGGACTGTGGGAAATGCTTCAACGGGAGTACCGGGTTGTGGTGACCGGTCCCACGACAATTACGGCGCTGTTAAACAGCTTGCAGATGGGTTTTCGCACGTTGGCCATTCAAAAGCGTTCCAGTGAAGTGTGGAAACTTCTTGGAGCGGTTAAAACCGAATTTGGCAAATTCGGTGACATCTTGGAGAAAACGCAAAAGAAACTGCAAGAAGCCAGTAATACCATTGATACGGCAGCAGCTCGCTCGCGCACCATTGCCCGCAAATTACGAAATGTTGAAGCCGTCCCTCTTGGCGAAGCCGCTTCCTTATTAGAGAGTGTAGATGTCGGACTACCGGACTAA
- a CDS encoding ABC transporter ATP-binding protein, protein MHSIWEQRHSLDYMKDGEKPGLETAKRLWRTLRPHRGKLYIVLGLTALGVILSLIPPLIIRAIIDQALAHHHLHLLIGLASLLVIVPAARAILTVAQNYLNTVVAQGIIFDLRTALYEHAQDLGLDFYTQTMAGDIHSRLINDLNAVQRVLSRTLNGLFINVLTIVLTLGTMFYLNARLAIIALFILPAFAWPVMAYGQKSYRVITKAQRALSQLTAHLEETLTLSGILVVKSFGTKEREATQFRTLSDVVRHTQIQQSLVGQWLGLVVQILSAFGPALLYGYGGYLVLTHQAELGTIVAFATYLGQLFAPASSLAGANTTLIGGLAVFDRIFRFLDLKISVPEPLVSAPEPGPTPQSPVGLIFDHVSFSYPSLASRSSDFDARSPERVLRDIHFEAPAGQLTALVGPSGAGKSTILALAARFYDPDEGQVLLAHHPLSQYREDVLRRVIAVVTQEVFLFHTTLEDNIRYGLPTASARDVQEAIEAAQLGDLVQSLPQGLKTIVGERGYRLSGGEKQRVAIARAILRNPRILLLDEATSSLDSHAERLIGEALIRLFQGRTVIAIAHRLSTILAADQILVIHQGQIVERGTHHELLAHRPRGLYAQLYHEQFDPQMPVNTAP, encoded by the coding sequence ATGCATTCCATTTGGGAACAACGTCATTCTTTGGATTATATGAAAGATGGCGAAAAACCGGGTCTTGAGACAGCAAAACGGTTGTGGCGAACACTTCGACCGCACCGGGGAAAGCTCTATATTGTCCTCGGCTTAACGGCTTTAGGCGTCATCTTATCCTTGATTCCGCCTCTAATTATCCGTGCCATTATTGACCAGGCCCTAGCCCATCACCATCTTCATTTACTCATTGGCCTGGCCAGCCTGCTTGTTATCGTTCCCGCTGCACGAGCGATCCTCACTGTGGCGCAAAATTATCTCAATACGGTCGTGGCCCAAGGGATCATTTTCGACTTGCGTACAGCACTGTACGAGCACGCACAAGACTTGGGCCTCGATTTTTATACCCAGACCATGGCAGGCGACATTCACTCACGTCTCATCAATGATCTCAATGCCGTTCAACGTGTCCTAAGCCGTACGTTAAATGGCTTATTCATTAATGTCTTAACGATTGTCTTGACCCTGGGAACCATGTTCTATTTAAATGCTCGTTTGGCGATTATTGCGCTTTTTATTCTGCCTGCCTTTGCCTGGCCGGTCATGGCCTATGGACAGAAATCCTACCGCGTGATAACCAAAGCGCAACGTGCGCTGAGTCAATTGACAGCCCATCTAGAAGAAACGTTAACCCTATCAGGAATTTTAGTGGTTAAAAGTTTTGGCACTAAAGAGCGCGAAGCCACCCAGTTTCGCACTCTGAGTGATGTGGTGCGCCACACCCAAATTCAACAAAGTCTGGTGGGGCAATGGTTGGGTTTAGTGGTCCAAATTCTCTCCGCCTTTGGTCCGGCTTTACTTTATGGCTATGGTGGCTATCTTGTCTTAACGCATCAAGCTGAATTAGGCACGATTGTTGCGTTTGCCACCTATCTCGGTCAATTATTCGCTCCCGCCTCCTCATTGGCAGGAGCCAACACCACGCTTATCGGTGGATTAGCTGTATTTGATCGTATTTTTCGCTTTCTTGATCTCAAAATTTCCGTGCCCGAGCCCTTAGTGTCGGCTCCTGAACCCGGCCCCACGCCCCAAAGTCCGGTAGGCCTTATTTTCGACCACGTGTCCTTTTCCTACCCGTCGTTAGCTTCCCGTTCTTCGGACTTTGATGCAAGATCTCCCGAACGTGTCTTAAGAGATATCCATTTTGAGGCACCAGCGGGCCAATTAACGGCCTTAGTCGGTCCAAGCGGCGCAGGTAAAAGCACGATTTTGGCCTTGGCCGCACGGTTCTATGATCCGGATGAAGGCCAAGTGCTCTTAGCTCATCATCCTCTATCCCAGTACCGAGAAGACGTGTTGCGCCGGGTCATAGCCGTGGTAACCCAGGAAGTCTTTTTATTTCATACCACGTTAGAAGACAATATCCGCTATGGTCTTCCCACAGCCAGTGCCCGTGATGTGCAAGAAGCCATTGAAGCGGCACAATTGGGAGATTTGGTCCAAAGCCTTCCGCAAGGACTCAAGACGATAGTGGGTGAGCGTGGATATCGTTTATCTGGAGGCGAAAAACAGCGCGTCGCCATTGCCCGCGCCATATTGCGTAATCCTCGCATTTTGCTATTAGATGAGGCGACCAGCTCACTCGACAGTCACGCTGAACGACTCATTGGAGAAGCCTTGATCCGACTCTTTCAGGGGCGCACCGTTATCGCTATTGCCCACAGATTATCCACAATTTTGGCAGCTGACCAAATTCTTGTGATCCACCAGGGTCAAATTGTCGAACGGGGGACACACCATGAATTGTTAGCCCATAGACCTCGGGGCTTATATGCCCAGTTATACCATGAACAATTTGATCCACAAATGCCCGTAAACACGGCACCATAA
- a CDS encoding undecaprenyl-diphosphate phosphatase, with protein sequence MPLISAVILGLIQGFAELFPFSSLGLLVILPHVVHLHVPTQGSRYLPFLVALHAGTAIALLLLFRHEWIRIVRGWFLWLRGTHTDDGRLAWLLIWGTIPTGLVGLILKHPLEHLFSKPLLAAIFLIVNGLIMFGGDRWYQNRRSRKVPLHRLSVGSAFKIGLFQILALIPGLSRSGSTMTGGVGQGLSFEDAAHFSFLLATPIILAASVLELPKLHGGLHGLLVPSLVGGILAGITAWLSAKFLLRYFRLHNLSQFAWISIAVGVLGVILIH encoded by the coding sequence GTGCCATTGATTAGTGCGGTCATTTTGGGTTTGATCCAAGGATTTGCTGAACTATTCCCGTTTTCGTCATTGGGACTGTTAGTCATCTTGCCCCATGTTGTCCATCTTCACGTTCCCACACAAGGTTCGCGTTATTTGCCGTTCTTAGTGGCCTTGCATGCCGGAACGGCCATCGCCTTGTTGCTACTTTTTCGTCACGAGTGGATTCGCATCGTGCGTGGCTGGTTTTTATGGCTCAGAGGCACGCACACAGATGATGGACGTTTAGCCTGGCTGTTAATTTGGGGGACTATACCCACAGGTCTGGTCGGTTTGATTTTGAAACATCCCTTAGAACATCTCTTTTCCAAGCCGCTACTCGCTGCCATTTTTCTCATTGTCAATGGTCTCATTATGTTTGGAGGAGACCGGTGGTATCAAAATCGCCGCAGCCGGAAGGTTCCATTGCACCGATTAAGCGTGGGATCTGCTTTTAAAATAGGATTGTTCCAGATTTTAGCCTTAATTCCCGGCTTGTCACGTTCCGGCTCGACGATGACGGGCGGTGTGGGCCAAGGGTTATCCTTTGAAGATGCTGCCCACTTTAGCTTTTTGCTAGCTACTCCCATTATCTTAGCTGCGAGCGTATTAGAATTGCCCAAATTACACGGGGGGCTCCATGGATTACTGGTTCCATCCTTAGTGGGTGGTATCTTGGCAGGAATTACCGCCTGGTTATCGGCAAAATTCTTGCTGCGGTATTTTCGCCTACACAATCTTTCCCAGTTTGCTTGGATTTCCATTGCCGTGGGAGTCTTAGGCGTTATCCTCATACACTAA
- a CDS encoding GNAT family N-acetyltransferase, producing MQWIRYFFHNRYALRPLTPRDASQRLAFFLKNRSFLEPYMPLMNESDFTLAHQLEVLTKGYHDMQEDRRYLLGIFPAGNSDAGPLLGYVNLNNVIRGVFQNCDMGYAMDYDLRNQGIMTAAVTEAIDFVFNDIKLHRIQVAIIPTNTPSLRVAEKTGFRLIGLSPQYLKIHGVWHDHLLLAQVHPEI from the coding sequence TTGCAATGGATTCGTTATTTTTTCCATAACCGCTATGCGTTACGGCCCTTGACACCCAGGGATGCGTCACAAAGACTCGCATTTTTCTTAAAAAACCGGTCCTTTCTCGAGCCCTATATGCCGTTAATGAACGAGTCCGATTTCACCTTGGCCCATCAATTAGAGGTGCTGACCAAGGGTTATCACGATATGCAAGAGGACCGACGTTATCTCTTAGGGATATTTCCCGCCGGGAATTCGGATGCGGGGCCTTTACTCGGTTATGTCAATCTCAATAATGTCATCCGGGGCGTTTTTCAAAATTGTGATATGGGTTACGCGATGGATTATGATCTAAGAAACCAGGGCATTATGACGGCCGCTGTCACAGAAGCCATAGATTTTGTCTTTAATGACATCAAACTTCACCGCATCCAAGTTGCCATTATACCGACCAATACGCCGTCATTACGGGTAGCGGAGAAAACGGGATTTCGTCTGATTGGATTGTCTCCCCAATATTTGAAAATCCATGGCGTATGGCACGATCATTTGCTTTTAGCCCAAGTCCATCCTGAGATTTAA
- a CDS encoding class D sortase — protein MRQRLWGAGLIVVGGLLLLSPLLLHAYDMVTQNALLVEAPHPALVKSRHVDLKPAALEPEPPLGTVIGTIDIPAIHVNAAVVQGTTDSLLLGAPGHFMGSVLPGESGLSVIAAHNATYFHFLNRLTPKDSIIVTTQQGQFIFKETSQAIWPANANLPDSSAPTLALEACYPLNALYLTSQRDIVFAQLVKERPARAFVSPKTLTTGSYSAHMDSVIAQQYNLHLADNNLPQGTLTYHNHAAPHVFRQFVTSEKPLELLSQAVHMILAYQDTSQHGQEHLLQSLFLPGQSPGLNPFWKMTLVQYIDRVNYQITLNAQGVATAVTVNAPNVLVDTHHVAITWRITIIQHELYLDKVTVQNL, from the coding sequence ATGAGGCAGCGTCTTTGGGGCGCGGGACTCATCGTTGTCGGGGGGCTCTTGCTACTGAGCCCCCTCCTTCTTCACGCTTATGACATGGTGACCCAAAACGCGTTACTGGTTGAAGCGCCGCATCCCGCTTTGGTCAAGAGTCGCCACGTTGATCTTAAACCCGCCGCTTTAGAACCTGAGCCCCCTTTGGGTACCGTGATTGGGACGATTGATATTCCGGCTATTCATGTGAATGCGGCCGTCGTTCAAGGTACAACGGATAGCCTGTTGTTAGGAGCTCCTGGCCATTTTATGGGATCGGTATTACCTGGTGAAAGTGGTCTCAGTGTGATTGCAGCCCATAACGCAACCTATTTTCATTTTCTAAACCGTTTGACCCCCAAAGACTCGATTATTGTCACAACACAACAAGGCCAATTTATCTTTAAGGAAACCTCGCAAGCGATTTGGCCTGCTAATGCGAATTTACCGGATTCCTCGGCGCCCACATTGGCCTTAGAAGCGTGTTATCCTCTGAATGCTTTATATCTGACCTCACAACGGGATATTGTTTTTGCCCAACTCGTGAAGGAACGGCCCGCTCGCGCTTTTGTCTCGCCCAAGACGTTAACAACGGGGTCTTATTCCGCGCATATGGATTCGGTGATTGCACAACAATACAATCTCCATTTAGCGGATAATAACCTACCGCAAGGAACTTTAACCTATCATAATCATGCCGCGCCCCATGTCTTTAGGCAGTTTGTGACCTCGGAAAAACCGCTCGAGCTTCTATCGCAAGCGGTTCACATGATTTTGGCTTATCAAGATACCAGTCAGCACGGACAAGAACATTTGTTGCAGAGCTTGTTTCTCCCGGGTCAATCCCCAGGATTAAACCCTTTTTGGAAAATGACGTTGGTCCAATATATTGACCGCGTGAATTATCAGATCACCTTAAATGCACAAGGAGTCGCCACAGCAGTGACGGTCAATGCGCCCAATGTGTTGGTGGACACTCACCATGTCGCCATAACGTGGCGGATCACGATTATCCAGCATGAATTATATTTGGATAAGGTGACCGTGCAAAACCTCTAA
- a CDS encoding maltose ABC transporter substrate-binding protein, producing the protein MMKNKIIVVGAAMSFLTASLAGCGSAPTTTSASSSSSTAIPKGQTITVWSWQGGPIYNQVVKIANAWAKAHGDTVKVVNQSNNPNGFQFYATAARSGKGPDVVFGMPHDNNGLFAEEGLISPVPQGDFNPADYNASVDEAVTINDKVYSLPDFVQTTALYYNKSMIKTPPKTWAQFVQDANKYGFMYPQHNLYFNFAVIGGMGGYVFKYQNGKLDPQNIGLNTPGAIQGFTLMREMDSKYHWMTPSTDSAVSLSKFTAGKIGMTINGPWDIPSFQAAKIPFGVAPLPTLPNGHPMTPFLGVITTFVNARSPYQAADWSLAKALSSSNAQMEYFQLEQQIPALTSLRESPTIQNNASFKAFSDEVRYAVPMPNIPQMQAVWSAMSVIEDIINGKLTPTTGANDFVKDIKQGIKVAQS; encoded by the coding sequence ATGATGAAAAATAAGATTATTGTTGTCGGAGCGGCGATGAGTTTTTTAACAGCTTCATTAGCTGGTTGTGGCTCAGCACCTACAACAACGAGTGCATCATCTTCATCTTCCACGGCCATTCCCAAAGGACAAACTATTACCGTATGGTCATGGCAAGGGGGACCAATTTATAACCAAGTCGTAAAGATTGCTAATGCATGGGCTAAAGCGCATGGCGACACCGTAAAAGTAGTGAATCAGAGTAATAATCCAAATGGATTCCAATTTTATGCTACGGCGGCTCGCAGTGGTAAGGGGCCCGATGTCGTCTTTGGTATGCCACATGATAACAATGGACTTTTTGCTGAAGAAGGCCTCATTTCTCCTGTACCACAAGGTGATTTTAATCCGGCTGATTATAATGCATCGGTGGATGAAGCTGTAACCATTAACGATAAAGTCTATTCACTGCCCGATTTTGTTCAAACGACAGCGTTATATTATAACAAGTCCATGATTAAGACTCCTCCCAAAACGTGGGCACAATTTGTGCAAGATGCGAATAAATACGGTTTTATGTATCCCCAACACAATCTATATTTCAACTTTGCGGTCATCGGTGGTATGGGGGGATATGTTTTCAAATATCAAAATGGCAAATTGGATCCCCAAAATATCGGCTTAAATACACCGGGGGCGATTCAAGGGTTTACCTTAATGCGAGAAATGGATTCAAAGTATCACTGGATGACTCCTAGTACTGACAGCGCGGTATCTCTGTCAAAATTTACCGCTGGAAAAATTGGCATGACGATCAATGGACCATGGGATATTCCCAGTTTTCAGGCCGCTAAAATTCCCTTTGGTGTGGCACCGTTGCCAACGTTGCCCAATGGGCATCCCATGACTCCTTTCTTGGGAGTAATTACCACCTTTGTGAATGCGCGAAGCCCTTATCAAGCGGCTGATTGGAGCCTCGCGAAAGCTCTCAGTTCATCCAACGCACAGATGGAATATTTCCAGCTCGAACAACAGATTCCGGCATTAACGAGTTTACGCGAGTCACCCACCATTCAAAATAATGCGAGTTTCAAAGCGTTTTCCGACGAAGTGCGGTATGCCGTGCCGATGCCGAACATTCCCCAAATGCAGGCAGTCTGGTCGGCTATGAGCGTTATTGAAGATATTATCAATGGCAAGTTGACTCCCACCACGGGTGCCAACGATTTTGTCAAAGATATCAAGCAAGGCATTAAGGTTGCACAATCGTAA
- a CDS encoding carbohydrate ABC transporter permease, giving the protein MAQAEITSQHSERPKLHLSKQRMREKPVAYAFLAPALITMSLISLAPIGYTIYISFTNFDAFHFMHYQFVGIQNFIALFNPNDPLSGVFIPTLIWTFAFAIITTLVNYFVGLVLAVLLNNKNMPEAPIYRAILIIPWAVPSLISLLAWQGLLNHSYGQINGFLHLLGLQGVDWLGNPFWARISVLMVNLWAGFPYMMTVCLGALQAIGPELYEAAAIDGANRTQQFRYITIPAIWKMTLPLVIPSFAFNFNNFNAVYLLTGGGPPRPTNQFAGYTDILASAAYKMTLTFNKYDWAAAISVVLFIIVGILSWLQMHYTHAFEESDIS; this is encoded by the coding sequence ATGGCACAAGCGGAGATAACATCCCAGCATTCTGAACGTCCTAAGCTTCATCTATCGAAACAGAGAATGCGAGAAAAACCCGTGGCCTATGCGTTTTTAGCGCCGGCGTTAATAACCATGTCATTAATTAGTTTGGCACCTATTGGATATACCATTTATATTTCCTTTACGAATTTTGATGCCTTTCATTTTATGCATTATCAATTTGTCGGTATCCAAAATTTCATTGCGCTGTTTAATCCCAATGATCCCTTATCAGGTGTATTTATTCCGACATTGATTTGGACATTTGCCTTTGCCATAATTACGACTTTGGTTAACTATTTTGTGGGATTAGTTCTCGCCGTGTTACTAAATAACAAGAATATGCCAGAAGCCCCTATATACCGAGCCATCTTAATTATTCCCTGGGCTGTTCCATCGTTAATCAGCTTATTGGCTTGGCAAGGATTATTGAATCATTCCTATGGTCAAATTAATGGATTTTTGCATCTGTTAGGATTACAAGGCGTAGATTGGTTGGGGAATCCGTTTTGGGCGCGAATTTCGGTGTTAATGGTCAATTTGTGGGCAGGCTTTCCGTATATGATGACCGTGTGTCTCGGCGCCTTGCAAGCCATTGGACCGGAATTATATGAAGCCGCGGCGATTGATGGGGCCAATCGGACCCAACAATTTCGCTACATCACAATCCCTGCCATATGGAAAATGACCTTGCCATTAGTTATTCCATCCTTCGCCTTCAATTTTAATAATTTCAACGCGGTTTATTTGTTGACGGGCGGTGGACCGCCGCGACCCACCAATCAATTCGCTGGGTATACGGATATTTTAGCGTCAGCTGCGTATAAGATGACACTAACCTTCAACAAGTATGATTGGGCTGCTGCGATCTCTGTGGTCTTATTCATTATCGTGGGGATATTGAGCTGGTTGCAAATGCACTATACCCATGCGTTTGAGGAGAGTGACATTTCATGA
- a CDS encoding sugar ABC transporter permease: MSHPIPSWLHKASTTSFKHHAALSSHERVFLWISRFVIWFVMILSIIPLWFVAEASFNPSNAYFSVSLFPVHPSLYNYQYLFHHTQFFIWVKNSLIVSVTVAMGQVIITALAAYAFSRLRFWGRKYGLMTLIILQMFPNFLAIAAIYSALAKLNLINDLWAYILVLLGGSAYNIWLLKRYFDSIPKELDEAALVDGATPWQRFTRIILPLSLPMLVVIFIFTLMGAFSEYILAGTILQTPNHYTLGLGMYSLISAQFAKNWGEFAAAALLSAVPLTIIFGLLQRFIASGLMAGSVKG, from the coding sequence ATGAGTCATCCAATTCCGTCGTGGCTTCATAAGGCATCTACAACATCTTTTAAGCACCATGCGGCTTTATCTTCTCATGAACGTGTCTTCCTTTGGATTTCTCGGTTTGTCATTTGGTTTGTGATGATACTAAGCATTATTCCTCTCTGGTTTGTGGCCGAAGCATCTTTTAATCCGTCCAATGCCTATTTTAGTGTGAGCCTGTTTCCGGTCCATCCGTCCCTGTATAATTACCAATATCTCTTTCATCATACGCAATTTTTTATCTGGGTTAAAAATAGCCTGATTGTCAGTGTTACAGTGGCAATGGGACAAGTTATTATTACCGCTTTAGCGGCGTATGCCTTTTCCCGGTTACGGTTTTGGGGGCGAAAGTATGGGCTAATGACGCTTATTATTCTTCAAATGTTTCCCAACTTCCTAGCCATTGCGGCGATTTATTCGGCTTTGGCGAAGTTAAATCTGATTAATGATTTATGGGCGTATATCCTTGTGTTATTAGGAGGAAGCGCCTACAATATCTGGTTATTAAAGCGATATTTTGATTCGATTCCTAAAGAGTTAGACGAAGCAGCTTTAGTTGATGGGGCTACACCATGGCAACGGTTTACGCGAATTATTCTCCCTTTATCGTTGCCAATGTTAGTTGTCATTTTCATCTTTACGCTGATGGGAGCCTTCAGCGAGTATATTTTAGCCGGAACGATTCTTCAAACGCCCAATCATTACACTTTGGGTCTGGGCATGTATAGCTTAATCAGTGCTCAATTTGCTAAAAACTGGGGAGAATTTGCTGCTGCTGCGTTATTATCTGCAGTCCCCCTCACGATTATTTTCGGATTACTTCAGCGGTTTATCGCTTCAGGTCTGATGGCGGGTTCCGTTAAAGGATAA
- a CDS encoding LacI family DNA-binding transcriptional regulator: protein MYTIKDVAERAGVSVATVSRYMNGFPHISESARRRIQQAIAELNYRPNIAASGLVTKTTKAIGLMVLTGISEFFSNPFFTQVLNGISHKALSAHYDVLLSTSGSDEIEVLTNWIRGGRVDGIILLRSRLEDPAIDLVVQERFPAVLLGRPAHNQPIDYVDNDNVDAAYQATTHLIRLGHQRVAFMGGGKHLVVTQDRILGYQKALREYDMPIHDAYIRTGHYKKNSGYAVCQELLRLSKPPTAIVASDDIMAIGAMQAAHDAHLRVPDELSIVGFNDLAISSLTIPPLTSMRIHIHELGFKAADLLLKRIAQPSLPQQVAVIRTHLVVRQSTASFISGEIKP, encoded by the coding sequence ATGTATACAATTAAGGATGTTGCGGAAAGAGCTGGAGTCTCGGTTGCCACCGTTTCTCGGTATATGAATGGGTTTCCCCATATCTCAGAAAGTGCCCGTCGACGAATCCAACAAGCTATCGCCGAATTAAACTACCGTCCCAATATTGCTGCTAGTGGTTTGGTGACGAAGACGACCAAAGCTATTGGGCTCATGGTTTTAACGGGTATCAGTGAATTTTTCTCGAACCCATTTTTTACCCAAGTTCTTAATGGTATCAGTCATAAAGCATTATCGGCACATTATGATGTTCTCTTATCCACATCCGGGTCGGATGAAATAGAAGTCTTAACCAATTGGATTCGAGGAGGACGAGTCGACGGGATTATTTTATTGCGTAGTCGCTTAGAGGATCCGGCAATTGATCTTGTCGTGCAAGAGCGCTTTCCTGCTGTCTTGTTAGGTAGACCAGCACATAATCAACCGATTGATTATGTGGATAACGATAATGTTGATGCCGCGTATCAAGCCACTACGCATTTGATTCGATTAGGGCATCAACGTGTGGCTTTTATGGGCGGTGGTAAGCACCTTGTGGTAACCCAAGATCGGATTTTGGGATATCAAAAAGCTTTGCGGGAATATGATATGCCGATTCATGATGCGTATATTCGCACAGGTCACTACAAAAAAAATAGCGGTTATGCAGTTTGTCAAGAACTTCTGCGATTATCCAAGCCGCCTACAGCGATTGTAGCATCTGATGATATTATGGCGATTGGTGCCATGCAAGCAGCTCATGATGCGCATTTACGCGTGCCCGACGAGTTGTCCATTGTGGGCTTTAACGATCTCGCTATCAGCAGTCTAACGATTCCTCCATTGACATCGATGCGGATTCACATCCACGAATTGGGATTTAAGGCAGCGGATTTGCTGCTCAAAAGAATCGCGCAGCCGTCTTTACCTCAACAAGTGGCGGTCATACGAACCCATTTGGTGGTTCGACAGTCCACTGCCTCCTTCATTTCGGGAGAGATAAAGCCGTAA